In Silene latifolia isolate original U9 population chromosome 3, ASM4854445v1, whole genome shotgun sequence, a single window of DNA contains:
- the LOC141649197 gene encoding uncharacterized protein LOC141649197, which translates to MVYAFNDVNERKALCSALGAYNRNINGPWVICEDFNTFLVPSERLGGNSTFEEIDNSQMCVNNCGVTDCSAIGSFYTWSNKQDPSSRVFSRLDRLLVNSAWLRDNGSVYAHFYIEGLFDHTPCVVQTQGNIEKPRRSFKYYNMWSKAEDFKDCVSHVWRRDWTGSLMFNLVKKLKCLKWSLKQLNKDNFADNC; encoded by the coding sequence ATGGTGTATGCTTTCAATGACGTTAATGAAAGGAAGGCATTATGTAGTGCTTTAGGTGCTTATAATAGGAATATTAATGGGCCCTGGGTTATTTGTGAAGACTTTAATACATTCCTGGTCCCATCAGAAAGGTTAGGAGGTAATTCCACTTTTGAGGAGATAGATAATTCCCAGATGTGTGTGAATAACTGTGGAGTCACTGACTGTTCTGCTATAGGGTCTTTTTATACCTGGTCTAATAAACAAGACCCCTCCTCAAGAGTCTTTAGTAGGTTAGATAGATTGTTAGTTAACTCTGCTTGGCTAAGGGATAATGGCTCTGTTTATGCTCACTTTTATATTGAAGGACTTTTTGACCATACCCCATGTGTGGTTCAAACACAAGGTAACATAGAGAAACCAAGGAGGAGTTTTAAATACTATAATATGTGGAGTAAGGCTGAGGACTTTAAGGATTGTGTGAGTCATGTTTGGAGAAGGGATTGGACTGGTTCTCTGATGTTCAATCTTGTCAAGAAACTGAAATGCCTTAAATGGTCTTTGAAGCAGCTGAATAAAGATAATTTTGCTGATAATTGTTAA